The proteins below are encoded in one region of Silene latifolia isolate original U9 population chromosome 2, ASM4854445v1, whole genome shotgun sequence:
- the LOC141644020 gene encoding pentatricopeptide repeat-containing protein At3g02490, mitochondrial-like, which yields MRNQWRLLLRRNLLSTPRFSRPLFLHQVTPPSTATAAVVSSSSSLNYSNFTPNFHRFYSSDSSDSPTNTGKSPETSLVIDIFSKQLNHDEIKKELDDNNVVVSIDLINEVLKHLGSEPDTGIKLFNWVSKIDGKDVVLDSNFYNLMLGIYGRNGFVKEFWDLFDSMRKKGFGIKRGAYDCVLERFEKDGLVGDVEKMKGLFVKDASVETVSSRVRRIVVRDVWDESVEKDLKGLGIEYSTDLVKMVLEKLAFEPNKGLIFFRWLEESGLFKHDRVTYNTMAIVLGREDCVDRFWNVLRDMRNDGFKLEKRTYIKVLGRFIDRKMMKDAVGLFEFVMDEANKPSRQDCTFVLRKLATAKELDMELFSRVVKAFTGKGFALQDAMLDSVLKSLTSVGRMKECKKVLDAMVEAGFAPSGSMKARVAYDLSSSNLKDEADEYMENLEGHGLASDYKIWSSLIEGHCVAGDFDKARDCLEKMIEKQGICHVGYSLDMIVNSYCDRYRAAEACKMLTDLVNKKSNFKPWHVTYKSLITKLLGQRGFQDALPLLGLMKKHGFPPFVVPFIAYVGKKGTPDEAMKFFKAMTVKRYPSNSIFIRVFEAYSKEGRHKQAQDLLAKCPKYIRNHADVLNIFSSMKTEKPAEPKLAPVAA from the coding sequence ATGAGGAATCAATGGCGTCTTCTTCTCCGTCGCAATCTGCTCTCAACCCCCAGATTTTCTCGTCCCCTTTTTCTTCACCAGGTTACTCCTCCTTCTACTGCTACTGCTGCTGTTGTTTCTTCATCTTCAAGCCTAAATTACTCGAATTTTACCCCTAATTTTCACCGCTTTTATTCatctgattcatctgattcaccAACAAACACTGGTAAATCCCCTGAAACATCACTTGTAATCGATATTTTCTCAAAACAATTGAATCATGATGAAATTAAGAAAGAATTAGATGATAATAATGTTGTTGTTAGTATTGATTTAATCAATGAAGTGCTTAAACATCTGGGATCGGAACCCGATACCGGTATTAAGTTATTTAATTGGGTTTCTAAGATTGATGGAAAAGATGTTGTTTTagattcaaatttttataatttgatGCTAGGTATTTATGGTAGAAATGGGTTTGTTAAGGAATTTTGGGATTTGTTCGATTCGATGAGGAAAAAGGGTTTTGGGATTAAAAGAGGTGCTTATGACTGTGTTTTAGAGAGATTTGAAAAGGATGGATTGGTGGGTGATGTGGAGAAAATGAAAGGGTTGTTTGTGAAGGATGCGTCGGTTGAAACGGTTAGTTCTAGGGTTAGAAGGATTGTAGTGAGGGATGTTTGGGATGAGAGTGTTGAGAAGGATTTGAAGGGATTGGGTATCGAGTATTCGACCGACTTGGTTAAGATGGTGTTGGAGAAGCTTGCGTTTGAGCCGAACAAGGGGTTGATTTTTTTTAGGTGGTTGGAGGAGAGTGGGTTGTTTAAGCATGATCGGGTGACTTATAATACGATGGCGATTGTTTTGGGTAGAGAGGATTGTGTTGATAGGTTTTGGAATGTTCTTAGGGATATGAGGAATGATGGGTTTAAGTTGGAGAAGAGGACTTATATTAAGGTGTTGGGACGGTTTATTGATAGAAAAATGATGAAGGATGCTGTTGGTTTATTTGAGTTTGTGATGGATGAGGCGAATAAGCCTTCCCGGCAAGATTGTACCTTTGTATTACGGAAACTTGCTACGGCTAAGGAACTTGACATGGAATTGTTTTCTAGAGTTGTTAAGGCGTTTACAGGGAAGGGTTttgctttgcaagatgctatgttGGATTCTGTGCTCAAATCGTTGACTAGTGTTGGGAGGATGAAGGAGTGTAAGAAGGTTTTGGATGCTATGGTCGAAGCCGGGTTTGCGCCTAGTGGGTCTATGAAAGCTAGGGTTGCTTATGATCTCAGCAGTTCTAATCTGAAAGACGAAGCAGATGAGTATATGGAGAACCTCGAGGGTCATGGCTTGGCCTCGGATTACAAGATATGGTCTTCATTGATTGAAGGGCATTGTGTAGCTGGCGATTTTGACAAGGCTAGAGATTGTTTGGAGAAGATGATCGAAAAGCAGGGAATTTGTCATGTAGGATATTCTCTTGATATGATCGTGAATTCATACTGCGATAGGTACAGAGCTGCTGAAGCATGCAAAATGCTCACAGACCTTGttaacaagaaatcgaattttAAACCATGGCATGTTACATACAAGTCACTGATCACCAAGCTTCTTGGTCAGCGAGGCTTCCAAGATGCCTTGCCCTTGCTTGGTTTGATGAAGAAACATGGCTTTCCTCCTTTCGTGGTTCCATTCATTGCATATGTTGGGAAGAAAGGAACTCCGGATGAGGCCATGAAATTTTTCAAGGCAATGACCGTGAAAAGGTACCCTTCCAATAGTATCTTTATCCGGGTATTTGAGGCCTATTCCAAGGAAGGAAGACACAAACAAGCCCAAGACCTGCTTGCCAAATGCCCCAAGTACATTCGGAACCATGCTGATGTTCTCAATATCTTTTCTAGCATGAAGACTGAAAAACCTGCCGAGCCAAAGCTTGCTCCTGTTGCTGCTTAG